DNA from Arthrobacter sp. FW305-BF8:
TGCTCCAGCGGTGGATCATCAACACCTCCCATGACCAATATGAACGCAACGGTGAGCCAAGTCACCCTGTGGCGAATGATGGAAATCACAAAGGACCGACGCGCGGAGCCCAGAGATTGTGCCGAAGCGTCTTCCAGATTATCCATAAGGAGAGACAAGATGGCTTCTCAACGAGGAGAGTCGGCAGCGCCGGCTAAAGCCGAGCGTAAGGGACTCGACAAGTCCCATTACCTGTATATCGCGGTCATCGCAGCCGTCATCCTCGGCGCTCTGGTGGGACTGCTGTTCCCCGAGGTCGGAAAATCACTCAAACCCCTTGGTGACGGCTTCATCAAGCTGATCAAGATGATGATCGCCCCGGTCATTTTCTGCACCATCGTGCTGGGCATCGGCTCCATCGCCAAGGCGGCCACCGTCGGTAAGGTCGGCGGCCTGGCACTGGGCTACTTCGTCGTGATGTCCACCTTCGCGCTGGCGATCGGCCTCGTCGTCGGCAACATCATCCACCCGGGTGAAGGCCTGAAGCTCACGCCGTACGACCCCAACAAGAAGGCCGCCACGGACAGCACCGTCGACTTCCTGCTGGGCATCATCCCCGGCGACATTCCGGTGCTTCCCACCCTGCTCGCCGCCATCCTGGTCGGCTTCGCGCTGCAGAAGATGGGCCCGCAGGGCGCCCCGATCCTGAAGGCCATCGGCCACGGCCAGGCCCTGGTCTTCCGCATCCTGATCATGATCATGTGGCTTGCCCCGGTGGGTGCCTTCGGTGCCATCGCGGCCGTGGTCGGCGCCACCGGCTTCCAGGCCATCGTGAGCATGTTCACCCTGATGATCGCGTTCTACATCACCTGTGCGTTGTTCATCGTCGTCATCCTGGGCGGCCTGCTGCAGGTTGTCACCGGCGTGAACATCTTCAAGCTGATGAAGTACCTGGCCCGCGAATACCTGCTGATCTTCTCGACGTCGTCCTCCGAGGCCGCCCTGCCGCGCCTCATCGCCAAGATGGAGCACCTGGGCGTTTCCAAGCCGGTTGTCGGCGTGACGGTTCCCACCGGTTACTCCTTCAACCTGGACGGCACGGCCATCTACCTGACCATGGCGTCGCTGTTCGTGGCCAACGCGATGGGCACCCCGCTGGACCTCGGCGCGCAGATCTCCCTGCTGATCTTCATGATCATTGCATCCAAGGGCGCGGCCGGCGTTACCGGCGCCGGACTGGCCACCCTGGCCGCCGGCCTGCAGGCCCACCGGCCCGAGCTCCTGGGCGGCGTCGGCATGATCGTCGGCATCGACCGCTTCATGTCAGAGGCCCGTGCACTGACCAACTTCACCGGCAACGCCGTAGCCACCCTGCTGGTCGGCACCTGGGTCAAGGAGGTCGACGGCGAACAGGTCAACCGGGTGCTGTCCGGCGAGGAACCGTTCGACGAACAGACCATGGTGGCGCACCACCACGGCGCGGTGGAAGCAGCCGCTCCCGCCATGCCGGCCAAGGCCTAGGGCCCGGCGCCAGTACAGACAAAGTGAAACCGCCCGCACAGGCCCCGCCTGTGCGGGCGGTTTCATGCCGTCAGAAAAGCCAACCTTCGACCTCAGGTACAAGGTAAAGGCTCAAACGCCGTCAAAAGTCAAGGTCCATGGAATGCCGTGTCGGGCGCTGTAGCCTTGGGGTGGAAGAAGCAGGGGCGCTGGCAGACAGCGGCAGAAAAATCACCGTCATCGAAAGTGTGGATAGATACGTGAGCAGCGAACAGGGTTCAGCAACTCTGGAAGGCACGGAACTCGACCTGGAAGACGCCGTCATGGGTCCTACCGGCCGCCCCCACCGCGAATTTCCGGAGCCCGCGCCGCTGTCCTCCCATGGACCGGCCCGCGTCATAGCCATGGTTAACCAGAAGGGCGGGGTGGGTAAGACCACCTCCACCATCAACCTTGCGGCAGCGCTGGCAGAGTACGGCCGCCGGGTGCTCCTGGTGGACTTCGACCCGCAGGGCGCGCTGTCCGCCGGGCTCGGCGTCAACCCCCACGAACTCGATCTGACGGTCTACAACGTCCTGATGGACCGCAAGATCGACATCCGGGACGCCATCCACCAGACCGGCGTGGAGAACGTGGACCTGCTGCCGGCCAACATCGACCTCTCGGCGGCGGAAGTGCAGCTGGTCAACGAGGTGGCCCGTGAGCAGGTCCTGGACCGGGCGCTCAAGAAGGTCGAGGACGACTACGACGTCGTGCTCATCGACTGCCAGCCTTCCCTCGGTCTGCTCACCGTCAACGCCCTGACCGCGGCCCACGGCGTGATCATTCCGCTTATCTGCGAATTCTTTGCCCTGCGCGCGGTGGCCCTGCTGGTCGAAACCATCGACAAGGTCCAGGACCGGCTCAACCCGCGGCTGCAGGTGGACGGCGTGCTGGCCACGATGTACGACGCCCGCACGCTGCACAGCCGTGAGGTCATCAGCCGCCTGGTGGAGGCCTTCGGCGACAAGGTCTTCGAAACCGTCATCAAGCGTTCCATCAAGTTCGCTGACGCCACCGTGGCTGCCGAGCCCATCACAAGCTATGCCGGAAACCACGTGGGTGCCGACGCCTACCGCCGCCTCGCCAAGGAACTGATTTCGCGCGGCGGCGCGCCCTAGCCCGGATGACCGCAGAGCCGGCAACGCCCGCCGCCGAGGCCAGGCGGTCCGGCTTCGAAGTACGCCTGGCCAACTTCAGCGGCCCCTTCGACCTCCTGTTGGGGCTGATCTCCAAACACCAGTTGGACATCACCGAGGTGGCGCTTGCCACGGTCACCGACGAGTTCATCCGGTACATCCGGAACCTCCAGGAGTTGGGGGAGGAGTGGGCCCTTGGCGAGGCCAGTGAGTTCCTGGTCATCGCGGCCACGCTGCTGGACCTGAAGGCAGCGCGCCTGCTGCCGGCCGGGGAAGTGGAGGACGATGACGACATCGCCCTTCTCGAGGCACGTGACCTGCTCTTTGCCCGGCTGCTGCAGTACAAGGCCTTCAAGAAGGTTGCCGCGCTGATGGACGCCACCCTGGAACTGGAGTCCCGGCGCTATCCGCGGCAGGTGGCTCTCGAGGAACACTTCGCAGCGATGCTGCCGGAGCTGGTCTGGAAGCACAGCCCCGCACAGTTCGCGGCACTGGCCGAGGCAGCGCTCAGGCCAAAGGACCCCGCACCGACAGAGGTGGGCGTGGCCCACCTGCACGGCAGCACGGTCAGCGTCAAGGAACAGGCTGAACTCATCGGCCTGCGGCTGCAGGACGGCCGGCCCCTGACGTTCCGTGCACTGATAGCCGACGCCGAATCCACGCTGGTTGTGGTGGCGCGCTTCCTGGCGCTGCTGGAGCTGTTCAGGGACCAGGTGGTGGCCTTCGACCAGGTGGCGCCGCTGGGAGACCTGACTGTCCGCTGGACCGCGGATGGCACCGGATGGACGGGGGAGCACCTGAGCGAAGAATACGAGGAGCAGCAATGACGGATCCAGTTGCGGGCCGGGAACGCGCCGCACTTGAGGCGGTGCTGATGGTGCTGGACGAGCCCGCCTCTGCCACCGACCTGGCCGCCGGACTGAACCTGACGGTGGCCGCCGTCGAGGAACTGCTGCTGGATCTGCAGCGCGACTATGACGGCTATACTGTTAAAGCCCCGGATTTGGAAACTGGCAGCAACGGACCTAAACATGACGTCGCTTATAGCCCCCGGGGTTTTGAATTGCGGAATGTCGCCGGCGGCTGGCGCATCTACTCACGGGCTGAATTCGCCGACGTCGTCGGTGCTTTTGTCCTTGAGGGGCAGACGGCCAGGCTGACCCTGGCGGCGCTCGAGACACTGGCCGTCATCGCTTACCGGCAGCCGGTATCCAGGGCAAGGGTTTCTGCAATTCGGGGAGTCAACGTTGACTCTGTTGTGCGGACGCTGACCCAGCGCGGCTTAATCGAGGATGGCGGAACAGATCCGGAATCGGGCGCTGTCCTGTACCGCACGACGTCGTATTTCCTTGAACGCATGGGAATCGGCTCGGTGGCTGAGTTGCCTCAGCTTTCACCGCACCTTCCGGGGCTTGAAGGAATTGAAGAGTTCTACGACGCCGGAAGAATGTAGGCGGCACGCCTGCAAAGCAGTTTTTACCAGGGCAGATTTAATCTGCACGGCTGGCTAGTGTTGTCTTCGGACAACCTTTGCCGGTCAAAAATCACAGAGGACGGGTCATGACACAGGCGGGACGCCAGGGTTCACCACGTAACAGCTCCGGACGTAAAGTTCCGGATCGCAACGCTCCGCGCGGCGCGGCTCAGGGCCGCGGAGCGGGCGCCGGGAAGCGCGACTTCCCCAAGGGCGGCGACCGCCCCTTCGGAGACCGCACCTTCAAGGCCAAGCCCCGCGAGGAGCGCTTCGTCGATCCCGACGATGCACCCGCCGGCCGGCGGCCCGCCGGTGACTGGAAGGGGGGCGCCAAGGCCCCCGCAGCCAGGACAGGTGCACCCAAGGCCGGCGCACGCAAGGCCGATGCCAGGAAGCCCGGCGCGAACAGGGCCCCCGGCACCCCGGGCGCACTGAAGCCCAAGTCGGGCGCCCCCAAGGCCGCGGGTTCGCGCGCCTTCGGCAGCGAACGCTTCGGTCAGAACCTGGGGCCGGTCCGCCGCCCCTCCCGCACCCGCGGCCCGCGCGCCGAGGTGCCGCAGTCCGAAGTCCACGACGCCGACGGCGTCCGCCTGCAGAAGGTCATGGCCTCCGCCGGCGTCGCCTCCCGCCGCGTCTGCGAAGACATGATTGCCGAGGGCCGCGTTGAGGTGGACGGCAAGGTCGTCACCGAGCTCGGTGTACGCGTCGATCCCAAGACCGCCGTCATCCACGTGGACGGCCTGCGCATCCAGCTCGACGACACGCTGGTGTACATGGTGTTCAACAAGCCCAAGGGCGTGGTGTCCACCATGGAGGACCCCGAAGGCCGGCCGTGCATCAGCGACTACATCCGCAACAACCAGGGCGAACGGCTCTTCCACGTCGGGCGCCTTGACGTCGCCACCGAGGGCCTGCTGCTGCTGACCAACGACGGCGAGCTGGCCAACCGGCTGACGCACCCGTCCTACGAGGTCCCCAAGACCTACCTGGTCCAGGTCCGCGGGCCGTTCCCGCAGGGCATCGGCGCGCAGCTCAAGGAGGGCATAGAACTCGAGGACGGCTTTGCCTCGGTCGACTCCTTCCGCCTGGTCGACTCGACCCCGGGCCATGTCCTGATCGAAGTGGTGCTCCACTCTGGCAAGAACCGCATCGTCCGGCGCCTGTTCGACGCCGTCGGGTTCCCGGTACTGCGCCTGGTGCGCGTCAAGGTCGGCCCCATCGGCCTGGGCGATCAGCGCCAGGGAAGCATCCGCAACCTCGGCAAGCAGGAAGTCGGCCACCTGCTGGCATCCGTGGGGCTGTAAGGGATGTCGGCTTTCCGTACGCACGGCCGCGGCCATCTGAATGGCCCGGTCGTCGTTATCGGCACGGGCCTGCTCGGCACCAGCATCGGCCTCGGCCTGCGCGGCCGTGGCGTTGCCGTGTACCTGTCCGATCCGTCGCCGACCAACCAGGCCGTCGCCGTCGACATCGGCGCGGGTGTCCCGTTGGCTGCCATGGGTGACGAACGTCCTGAACTCGTCGTGGTCGCGTCTCCGCCGGACGTGACCGCGGACGTTGTGGAACGTGCGCTGGCAGACTATCCGGACGCGACCGTCGTCGACATCGCCAGCGTCAAGGCAGCGATCCTGCATGACCTGCGGAGCCGCGGCGCGGACCTCAGCCGCTACGTGGGTACCCACCCCATGGCTGGACGCGAAAAGTCCGGGCCCGTCGCCGCCCGGGGCGAGCTTTTCACCTCCATGCCGTGGGTCATGTGCCCGACCGAGGAATCCTCGGCGGGGGCAGTCCAGGCCGCACGGGCGCTGGCCACCGACCTGGGTGGCCTCGTTTCGCAGTTCACGGCCGAGGAACATGACGGGGCCGTGGCCCTGGTCTCGCACCTGCCGCAGGTGATGTCCTCGCTGCTGGCCAGCCGGCTACAGGACACTCCGATGCATGCCCTTTCCCTTGCCGGGAACGGGCTCCGCGACACCACCCGCATCGCAGCCAGCGACCCCACGCTGTGGGTCCAGATCCTGGGGGCGAATGCCCGAAAGGTGGTGGAGATCCTTTACGGTGTGCGCGAAGACCTCAACCGGCTGATCGGGACGCTGGAAGACCCCGCGGCTGCCGGGGCCCGTCTTGACCTGGCCCAGCTGATGAGCGAAGGCAATGCAGGGCAGGCCAGAATCCCGGGTAAACACGGCGGACCTCCGCAGGCCTATTCCTGGCTCACAGTGCTTGTCGATGACCGGCCCGGCCAGATCGCCAGGCTGCTGACCGAGATCGGTGAGATTGGCGTCAACCTCGAAGACCTCCGGCTGGACCACTCCTCCGGACAGAACGTGGGCATGGTGGAGATCTCGGTGCTGCCGAGCGCGCATGACCTACTTGTAGAAGCACTAAGCGACCGTGGATGGCGGGTACTTCAGTAATGACACAGGAACTGATCGACACTTTGCCTGCCCTCCGGCTGGGCCGGCCGCTGGTCGTGGCCATCGACGGGCCATCAGGCTCGGGCAAATCCAGCGTCAGCAAGGAAGTGGCACGCCGCCTGAACCTCGCCTACCTGGACACCGGTGCCATGTACCGGGCCCTCACCTGGTACTGCCTCGACCGCGGAACGGACCTTGCCGACGCCACCGCCGTCGAACTGGCAGCCGAAGAACTGCCGCTGGACATCAGCACCAGCCCGCACACCGAGTTTGTGCGGGTCGGCGGCGCCGACGTCACCGACGCCATCAGGGAACCGGGCATCTCCTCGTCCGTCAGCGCCATCGCCACCACGCTTGGTGCCCGGACCGAACTCATCCGCCGCCAGCGCGCCCTGATCGAAAAGCACAACCGCCGCATGGTGGTGGAGGGCCGGGACATCACCACCGTCGTCGTGCCCGGTGCACAGGTGCGCATGCTCCTGACCGCCAGCGAGGAAGCCCGGCTCCGCCGCCGCGGTATCCAGCTCGGCGGGACGCAAAGCGCCGAGCAACTGGCCGCCCAGGTTACCCAGCGGGACGCGAAGGACTCCACCGTGGTGAACTTCACCCAGGCGGCGGACGGTGTGGTGACGCTGGATTCGTCCGACCTGGACTTCGAGGAAACCGTGGTTGCCGCGCTCCGCATCGTCACCAAGGTCATCAACCATGAGTGATTCCGCCAGGGTTCCCCGGGCCGGGTTGCCGGGGACTGTTGTTCCCGGCCTGTGGACCATGGCGTGGAGCCGGCCGGTCGGCCGGTTCCTGAACAACGCCGTCTACCGCACCTCCGTCACCGGGCGCTCCAACGTTCCGGCCGCGGGTCCGGTGATTTTCGCAGGAAACCACATCAGCTTCCTCGACGGGCCCGTCATGTTCGGCGCGTCACCCCGGCCGATGCACATCCTCGTTAAGAAGGAGATGTTCAAGGGCTTCCTTGGCCGCGTGCTGAGGGCCTCGGGCCAGCTTCCGGTTGACCGTGCGGGGGACCGGTCCGTCCTGCAGCTCAGCAAGGATGTGCTCGACGCCGGGCGCTGCATCGGCATCCTGCCCGGGGGGACCCGGGGGAGCGGCAAGGCAACCGGCATCAGCAACGGGGTGGCATGGCTCGCCCTGAATTCGGACGCCGTTGTGGTGCCCGTGGCCATCCTGGGCACCCGGCAGGGCGGCGAACACCTGGACAGCATCCCGAAACCCGGCCGCCGGCTGCACGTCAGCTTCGGCCAACCCCTCGCGCTCGGCCGGAATCCGGGTGAAACCGGGCGTGCTTCAATGGACAGGGCGGCTACGCAAATCCGGGACACTCTGGCCGCGCACGTCAGGACTACCGTGCGGCACAGCGGGATCCCTTTGCCCTCCGCGGATCATCCGCACCAACGTCCCACCGCAGTAGCCGGACCGCCGGCAGACCACCATTAAGGAAAGCGCAATGAGCGATACGACTCAAACTTCCGGCCACTCCGGCGCCGGCGAAGACGAATACACGCCCACCGGCACAGACCAGGTGGCTGAACATCTGGCGGCCATGGACGACGACGAGGCGGAGCTTCGCGCCGCGTCCCTCCGCGCCGGACTGGACGACTACGAACTCGACGAAGATGACGCCGCGCTCCTCAGCGGCGTGCACGACGAGGACGAGCTCGAGGGTCCGCTCAAGCTCGACCCCGTGCTCGCCATCATCGGCCGCCCGAACGTTGGCAAGTCCACCCTCGTCAACCGCATCCTGGGCCGCCGCGAGGCGGTCGTGGAGGACACCCCCGGTGTGACGCGCGACCGCGTGATGTACTCGGCGAACTGGAACGGGCGCAACTTCACGCTGGTGGATACCGGCGGCTGGGAGCACGATGCCCGCGGCATCCATGCCCGGGTGGCGGAGCAGGCCGAAATGGCAGTGGAGCTGGCTGACGCAGTGCTGTTCGTCGTCGACTCGGCAGTG
Protein-coding regions in this window:
- the scpB gene encoding SMC-Scp complex subunit ScpB, which produces MTDPVAGRERAALEAVLMVLDEPASATDLAAGLNLTVAAVEELLLDLQRDYDGYTVKAPDLETGSNGPKHDVAYSPRGFELRNVAGGWRIYSRAEFADVVGAFVLEGQTARLTLAALETLAVIAYRQPVSRARVSAIRGVNVDSVVRTLTQRGLIEDGGTDPESGAVLYRTTSYFLERMGIGSVAELPQLSPHLPGLEGIEEFYDAGRM
- a CDS encoding segregation and condensation protein A, whose product is MTAEPATPAAEARRSGFEVRLANFSGPFDLLLGLISKHQLDITEVALATVTDEFIRYIRNLQELGEEWALGEASEFLVIAATLLDLKAARLLPAGEVEDDDDIALLEARDLLFARLLQYKAFKKVAALMDATLELESRRYPRQVALEEHFAAMLPELVWKHSPAQFAALAEAALRPKDPAPTEVGVAHLHGSTVSVKEQAELIGLRLQDGRPLTFRALIADAESTLVVVARFLALLELFRDQVVAFDQVAPLGDLTVRWTADGTGWTGEHLSEEYEEQQ
- a CDS encoding cation:dicarboxylate symporter family transporter, with the protein product MASQRGESAAPAKAERKGLDKSHYLYIAVIAAVILGALVGLLFPEVGKSLKPLGDGFIKLIKMMIAPVIFCTIVLGIGSIAKAATVGKVGGLALGYFVVMSTFALAIGLVVGNIIHPGEGLKLTPYDPNKKAATDSTVDFLLGIIPGDIPVLPTLLAAILVGFALQKMGPQGAPILKAIGHGQALVFRILIMIMWLAPVGAFGAIAAVVGATGFQAIVSMFTLMIAFYITCALFIVVILGGLLQVVTGVNIFKLMKYLAREYLLIFSTSSSEAALPRLIAKMEHLGVSKPVVGVTVPTGYSFNLDGTAIYLTMASLFVANAMGTPLDLGAQISLLIFMIIASKGAAGVTGAGLATLAAGLQAHRPELLGGVGMIVGIDRFMSEARALTNFTGNAVATLLVGTWVKEVDGEQVNRVLSGEEPFDEQTMVAHHHGAVEAAAPAMPAKA
- a CDS encoding ParA family protein; the encoded protein is MSSEQGSATLEGTELDLEDAVMGPTGRPHREFPEPAPLSSHGPARVIAMVNQKGGVGKTTSTINLAAALAEYGRRVLLVDFDPQGALSAGLGVNPHELDLTVYNVLMDRKIDIRDAIHQTGVENVDLLPANIDLSAAEVQLVNEVAREQVLDRALKKVEDDYDVVLIDCQPSLGLLTVNALTAAHGVIIPLICEFFALRAVALLVETIDKVQDRLNPRLQVDGVLATMYDARTLHSREVISRLVEAFGDKVFETVIKRSIKFADATVAAEPITSYAGNHVGADAYRRLAKELISRGGAP
- a CDS encoding lysophospholipid acyltransferase family protein, which gives rise to MAWSRPVGRFLNNAVYRTSVTGRSNVPAAGPVIFAGNHISFLDGPVMFGASPRPMHILVKKEMFKGFLGRVLRASGQLPVDRAGDRSVLQLSKDVLDAGRCIGILPGGTRGSGKATGISNGVAWLALNSDAVVVPVAILGTRQGGEHLDSIPKPGRRLHVSFGQPLALGRNPGETGRASMDRAATQIRDTLAAHVRTTVRHSGIPLPSADHPHQRPTAVAGPPADHH
- the cmk gene encoding (d)CMP kinase, with the translated sequence MTQELIDTLPALRLGRPLVVAIDGPSGSGKSSVSKEVARRLNLAYLDTGAMYRALTWYCLDRGTDLADATAVELAAEELPLDISTSPHTEFVRVGGADVTDAIREPGISSSVSAIATTLGARTELIRRQRALIEKHNRRMVVEGRDITTVVVPGAQVRMLLTASEEARLRRRGIQLGGTQSAEQLAAQVTQRDAKDSTVVNFTQAADGVVTLDSSDLDFEETVVAALRIVTKVINHE
- a CDS encoding pseudouridine synthase, producing the protein MTQAGRQGSPRNSSGRKVPDRNAPRGAAQGRGAGAGKRDFPKGGDRPFGDRTFKAKPREERFVDPDDAPAGRRPAGDWKGGAKAPAARTGAPKAGARKADARKPGANRAPGTPGALKPKSGAPKAAGSRAFGSERFGQNLGPVRRPSRTRGPRAEVPQSEVHDADGVRLQKVMASAGVASRRVCEDMIAEGRVEVDGKVVTELGVRVDPKTAVIHVDGLRIQLDDTLVYMVFNKPKGVVSTMEDPEGRPCISDYIRNNQGERLFHVGRLDVATEGLLLLTNDGELANRLTHPSYEVPKTYLVQVRGPFPQGIGAQLKEGIELEDGFASVDSFRLVDSTPGHVLIEVVLHSGKNRIVRRLFDAVGFPVLRLVRVKVGPIGLGDQRQGSIRNLGKQEVGHLLASVGL
- a CDS encoding prephenate dehydrogenase, with the protein product MSAFRTHGRGHLNGPVVVIGTGLLGTSIGLGLRGRGVAVYLSDPSPTNQAVAVDIGAGVPLAAMGDERPELVVVASPPDVTADVVERALADYPDATVVDIASVKAAILHDLRSRGADLSRYVGTHPMAGREKSGPVAARGELFTSMPWVMCPTEESSAGAVQAARALATDLGGLVSQFTAEEHDGAVALVSHLPQVMSSLLASRLQDTPMHALSLAGNGLRDTTRIAASDPTLWVQILGANARKVVEILYGVREDLNRLIGTLEDPAAAGARLDLAQLMSEGNAGQARIPGKHGGPPQAYSWLTVLVDDRPGQIARLLTEIGEIGVNLEDLRLDHSSGQNVGMVEISVLPSAHDLLVEALSDRGWRVLQ